The sequence below is a genomic window from Coffea arabica cultivar ET-39 chromosome 4c, Coffea Arabica ET-39 HiFi, whole genome shotgun sequence.
GTCAAGTATGAAAAggacaataatttttttttaaatcaaatgaACATAAAAGATGAAATGTATTAtggaaaacattaaaaaaataattactaTCCAATAATTCAtctaaccccaaaaaaaaaagtcagaaATGATTGTTTGtaattacccaaaaaaaaaaaaaaaagagttcgcATCTTTAAACTTTCTTGAAGTTTGAGAAAACTGGGTTTTAACGCTTGATTCTTATCTCTTGACTCTTGATaaatttttatagtaaattttatatatacggTCAAAATATACGCTATCATGGTTGGATAGATGACAAATgagtaaattttgaattttaaatttaattttacaCATGTATCATATATCTGATGGTGATAGTGTACACACTGacaatgtatataaaattaatctaAATTTTTATTGATATTTTACAGAGACTAGTGCTCAATGCACGTCCAATTTGTGtgcaatcaaaaaaaaaaacataatacTTGTGatcatatatattaaataaaagttttattactgaagcaaactttaatcttttaaatactttttataaaataattttatattagTAGTTGTAATATTTAGGGTTAGTTATGTTGAAAATATATACTTATAAATGGTAAAAAGAGTCATGAGTAGTTATAGGcagttaaaataaaagtaattttTTATAAGGACAAAAAGGAAAGTTCATAAAGTGTTAACCCCAATATTAACCCCAAATCCCTTCCTCGGGcattatgtgtgtgtgtgtgtgtgtatatatatatatatatagtaagtTTAGATGgtaaaaatgatatttatatatcTTGTCAAGATGAATATATATACTTCGAGTGGCAACACCTGAAGTGATTAACATCCAGCGGTAGTAAATCCGCTGATTAAAATTAAGTTACATGCAATAATTTTCAGCAGATAGGTATTTGTTTATTAACAACCAAATCTCTGAAAAGATTCAGGTCAGACCCTAAGTTCAAACAAATATTCTTCCTTCAGTATCGGAATCAAAGAGTTTACTCGGTCGTCTTCTGAGTTCACAAATTCACACGTGTTTTGCAGTTGCAACAGTTCAAGAATTAATAATGGAACCAGCCCGTCTCTTTCCAGTCCACCATTGCTACCATTCTCTCGTCAAAATTGGCCACATAATATAATCAAGTGTTCTGATCAGTACCTACTACTACCAAGATGACCGTAAAAGGTGGCACCAGCCCTGCCTGTGCTGCATGCAAATATCAACGGAGAAAGTGCTCATCAGACTGCGTTCTTGCTCCATATTTTCCTGCCAATCAAcacaagtcctttcaaaatgCGCATCGGCTCTTTGGGGTGTCCAAGATTGTGAAGATACTCGAGCAGTTAAGCACTCTTGAACAGCAGGAAGAAGCCATGAAATCTATTAAATACGAGTCAGATATGCGGGAAAGATACCCTGTTCACGGCTGTGCAGGGATCGTCCACCACCTTCGTGAACAATTACGACTAGCCACGGAAGAACTTCACTATGTTTATGCACAACTTGCTGCCCATCGCGAACAGATTCCCAATAATCAACAACAGTTGGGCTGTTCTTCTTCGGATTATTCTTCTTCTCATCAGCCTCAGTTACTCCACTCGGGCGTCATGATCAATAACAGTTGCAGCACCACTCAATCTATCGATGCTCTGCCGTTTTTCCAGCATCATTATGCTGGCAGTATGCATGATTGTGAAATGCCTTTTACGATGGATTATTTTCTGGCAAATGAAAATTATGGTGATGATACTGATGCTAATGATGACAAGGGTGTTCGACACCGCGACTCCAATGATCATGTGGCTAAACCTCTACTTGGATTGGAGCCCGTCTACACTAATACGCCTCCCGACCCTTATTGTGATTTGATAAGAAATAACGTTAATTCAGTAGTAGGTAATCAGCCTGAAGTTATTGCCAATTCAAATCAGGCTTTTGGGATTCAACCAGAGATCAAAGTTTTTGATCAGGACTATGAAGACATGCCGCCCTTCAATGCAATGGTGGACGACAGACAATCATATGTTGAAACCAAGGAAGCCTGTGAATCCAGGTAtacatatttatatacatttgaATACTTCTTGATTAGCACTTGACATTTTTCCCGTAAAATACTAGCTACtcatttccaaaaatttcaatttatgTCCAGCTCCGTGGAATCATCGTTCAGGGATTTTCCACAACCGGCAGAACAGGAATCAGGGATGGAAAGTGAGTTACGGACTGCCGCGGCCTGCTTTAGCCTTACCAGCGTCAACTAACTAAGACAGGgagtaaacttttttttttttttttttctaattcatacttctcttccttcttcatttcttgaattcttttggaatttcaattttgagaatttttttgCTCATAGATAAAAAGATTTTGAGTTTCAAATGTTCCATCAGTCAAACTGTGGATATTCGTATTGCCACATAACTAAACAGTCCAAATACAAGAATTCCGATTTGATGCAGGAAAAATATTCTTTGACTGAAACACATTAATCCACAGGAAAACATTCCTGAGGTCGCATGTTTACCTAAAACTGTATACAAATGTTTTGGTTTGCCAACCATGTAAATAAATagattatcagatatagaagtcTGCAAACAAGCTGAACAAACCTCTACTTAAAAGGACTGTAAGTACGACGACGTATGAGGATCACCACCCAACAATTCTTAAAGTTTTTTAGCAGTATCTGTCTTCAAGGGAAAGAATTACAAGTCGTGTGTTTTGTTTTGTAACGCTGGGAATTATCATTGAGACTAAGGGCGGAGTCAAGACCACATAGTAAGTGGGGTCAAgtaaaacttatttttttggCAGTACGTACATTAAAACTTTTACaaagcaaaaattaaaatgtaaaagtaaaattTACTAACATTACATACAAATTATAGTTGAATCATATGAGTATTCATCTTCTGAAAATGTTGCAAAATTAATTTATTATCAATTTGGATAAATAGATCTTTTCAATATAAGGAACTAAagctcttgatttttttttttaaatattttacgAATTAATGTTAACTTCATCttctatagatttttttttttaagaaattggTTTGAAGAATTGGTTTTTCACTCCACTCAATAAAGCCCATCCCTTATTTTTGGTAATCTAGAAA
It includes:
- the LOC113739350 gene encoding LOB domain-containing protein 27-like, whose protein sequence is MTVKGGTSPACAACKYQRRKCSSDCVLAPYFPANQHKSFQNAHRLFGVSKIVKILEQLSTLEQQEEAMKSIKYESDMRERYPVHGCAGIVHHLREQLRLATEELHYVYAQLAAHREQIPNNQQQLGCSSSDYSSSHQPQLLHSGVMINNSCSTTQSIDALPFFQHHYAGSMHDCEMPFTMDYFLANENYGDDTDANDDKGVRHRDSNDHVAKPLLGLEPVYTNTPPDPYCDLIRNNVNSVVGNQPEVIANSNQAFGIQPEIKVFDQDYEDMPPFNAMVDDRQSYVETKEACESSSVESSFRDFPQPAEQESGMESELRTAAACFSLTSVN